In Candidatus Omnitrophota bacterium, a single genomic region encodes these proteins:
- a CDS encoding DCC1-like thiol-disulfide oxidoreductase family protein, with protein MSVNNIWHRLFLEERPSIGLSFFRIFVALTTGLHVLPSFMPLADNYLSTAFKTVNPAFFTTGVLDIVGKSPDWLVVIFVWGFVISWLFFLIGLFSQASCIAMTACCYYFYALNDFHIGTLSWDILLVTLFVMCLTPYHGDYFSMDALRKGDAGAYRRGRPFFIQRLLQMQIASTFFYTALYKTTAQGNWFRDNPLHYLVNYPPSGVTKNFLIKEWMAVHPDFCYAVGILIIVAEFAIPFLLFIPRTRRSAIVLGCFFHVLLILTLDVPAIFFFLFPAQLFLFVNPVRIIEWVEAKRRANGVSPKIKVVYDGDCGFCMHSVNALRVMDLFAKLDHVNFRTADLAALHPSLTYEKAESQLYIIEPDGHLYGGFFAFRRLCWALPMMAPLLFLFYLPGAGLVGAWTYRWVADRRLTGRCHRKS; from the coding sequence ATGAGTGTAAATAACATCTGGCACAGATTGTTTTTGGAAGAACGGCCGTCCATCGGGCTGTCGTTCTTTCGTATTTTTGTGGCGTTGACGACCGGCCTGCACGTTTTGCCGTCGTTCATGCCCTTGGCGGACAATTATTTGTCCACGGCGTTCAAGACCGTTAATCCGGCATTCTTCACGACTGGTGTCCTGGATATTGTTGGCAAAAGTCCGGATTGGCTGGTGGTCATTTTTGTCTGGGGCTTTGTCATCAGTTGGCTGTTTTTTCTGATCGGTTTATTTTCGCAGGCCAGTTGTATTGCCATGACGGCGTGTTGCTATTATTTTTACGCGCTCAACGATTTTCATATCGGCACGCTGTCGTGGGACATCCTTTTGGTCACGCTGTTTGTGATGTGCCTGACGCCGTATCACGGTGATTATTTCTCCATGGATGCTTTGCGTAAGGGGGATGCCGGGGCGTACCGGCGGGGGCGGCCGTTTTTCATCCAGCGGCTTCTGCAGATGCAGATCGCGTCCACGTTCTTTTACACCGCGCTGTATAAGACCACGGCCCAGGGCAATTGGTTTAGAGACAATCCTCTGCATTACCTGGTGAATTATCCTCCTTCGGGGGTCACGAAAAATTTTCTCATCAAAGAGTGGATGGCCGTGCATCCGGATTTTTGTTATGCCGTCGGCATTTTGATCATTGTCGCGGAATTTGCCATACCGTTTCTATTGTTCATTCCCAGGACACGGCGGTCCGCCATTGTCCTTGGGTGTTTTTTCCACGTGCTTTTGATCCTGACCCTGGACGTGCCGGCCATCTTTTTCTTTTTGTTCCCGGCCCAATTGTTTTTATTCGTCAACCCCGTCAGGATCATAGAGTGGGTGGAAGCCAAAAGGAGGGCCAATGGCGTTTCACCCAAGATCAAGGTTGTCTATGACGGGGACTGCGGGTTTTGCATGCATAGTGTCAACGCCTTGCGTGTGATGGACCTGTTCGCCAAACTGGATCATGTGAATTTTCGCACCGCGGACCTGGCCGCTCTGCATCCGTCGCTGACCTATGAAAAAGCCGAAAGCCAACTGTACATCATTGAGCCCGACGGTCATTTGTATGGCGGATTCTTCGCGTTCCGCCGTCTGTGCTGGGCCCTGCCGATGATGGCCCCGTTGTTATTTTTGTTTTATTTACCCGGAGCAGGACTTGTGGGTGCGTGGACCTATCGATGGGTAGCGGATAGGCGCCTCACAGGCCGATGCCATAGGAAATCATGA
- the amrB gene encoding AmmeMemoRadiSam system protein B, producing MRFFIFFYLAWMLAVPAQAASTTKSPNVAGQFYSADPGQLFTDITALKSKTGPVPDDRKVQVLIVPHAGYAYSGGVAAYGYNAVARDQYSTIVILAPSHFFPFEGVSVWPQGGFKTPLGVVDVDEPFAQALIKEDAAFRFLPEVFEQEHALEVQLPFIQSTFSGVKIVPILMGQPLRAYGPYGPEADLGVCERLAKALDKIIGTRQDVLVIASSDMSHHHDYDFAVRMDGGTLEALRREDASALFKGCLTGQMEMCGFVPVTTALLYARLRGLDDAQVLKYANSGDVTGDKTRVVGYSSTIISKKPGSAPLSRAQKGRLLAIARQTVEQFVRTGYAPDFDEKDPRLNQVQGAFVTLKEHGRLRGCIGIFIGEKPLSQTVRDMAVAAASQDPRFAPVTPGELKDIEVEVSVLSVPQQVKDASMIELGKHGVIVSDGAGRQGVFLPQVAAEIGNKEQFLSRLCSEKAELSADCWKDRSVSLYTFTADVF from the coding sequence ATGCGTTTTTTCATCTTTTTTTATTTAGCTTGGATGCTGGCCGTCCCGGCCCAGGCCGCGTCCACGACCAAATCCCCTAACGTGGCCGGACAGTTTTACAGCGCCGACCCTGGGCAGCTGTTCACGGACATCACCGCCCTTAAAAGTAAAACAGGCCCGGTCCCCGACGACCGTAAGGTCCAGGTCCTGATCGTCCCCCACGCCGGTTACGCGTATTCCGGCGGGGTGGCGGCTTACGGCTACAACGCCGTGGCCCGCGATCAATATTCCACTATCGTTATTCTGGCCCCCAGCCACTTTTTTCCCTTTGAAGGTGTTTCAGTATGGCCGCAGGGCGGTTTCAAGACCCCGCTGGGCGTCGTGGATGTGGATGAGCCCTTTGCCCAAGCGCTGATCAAAGAAGACGCCGCATTTCGGTTCTTGCCGGAAGTATTTGAGCAGGAGCACGCCCTGGAAGTGCAATTGCCGTTCATCCAGAGCACGTTTTCCGGAGTGAAGATCGTCCCGATCCTGATGGGCCAGCCCCTCCGGGCCTACGGCCCGTACGGGCCGGAGGCGGATCTTGGCGTGTGCGAGCGTTTGGCCAAGGCCCTGGACAAGATCATCGGGACCAGGCAGGATGTTCTGGTGATCGCCTCCTCTGACATGTCGCATCATCACGATTATGATTTTGCCGTGCGCATGGATGGCGGCACGCTCGAAGCCCTGCGCCGTGAGGACGCGTCCGCCCTATTCAAGGGTTGTCTGACAGGGCAGATGGAAATGTGCGGCTTCGTGCCGGTGACGACCGCGCTTTTATACGCCCGTTTAAGAGGATTGGATGATGCGCAGGTTTTAAAGTATGCCAACTCCGGCGATGTGACAGGGGACAAGACCAGGGTGGTCGGTTATTCGTCAACGATCATTTCCAAGAAACCGGGATCCGCGCCTTTGTCCCGGGCCCAGAAAGGCCGTTTATTGGCCATTGCCCGGCAAACCGTTGAGCAATTTGTTAGGACGGGGTATGCGCCGGATTTTGATGAAAAAGACCCGCGGCTCAATCAGGTGCAGGGCGCGTTCGTGACCCTTAAAGAACACGGGCGATTGCGCGGCTGTATCGGTATCTTTATCGGGGAAAAACCTTTGTCCCAGACGGTCCGCGACATGGCCGTTGCCGCGGCCTCGCAAGACCCGCGGTTTGCGCCTGTCACGCCCGGTGAATTAAAAGACATTGAAGTGGAGGTCTCTGTTCTGTCCGTGCCGCAACAGGTCAAGGACGCCTCCATGATCGAATTGGGCAAACACGGGGTCATTGTCAGCGACGGGGCCGGGCGTCAGGGCGTGTTTTTGCCGCAGGTGGCCGCGGAGATCGGGAATAAGGAACAGTTCTTATCGCGGCTGTGTTCCGAGAAAGCGGAGCTTTCAGCTGATTGCTGGAAAGACCGTAGCGTGTCTTTATATACCTTTACGGCTGATGTATTTTAA
- a CDS encoding MauE/DoxX family redox-associated membrane protein, which translates to MIFPLLRIVVGSVLLVSGLEKAIHPYQNFLYVVQAYQMLPGWAETLTAVVAPWVELMIGLFLVLGLWTMKALRWALMLFAVFIVVVGQALLRGLPLDHCGCFGSWVQVTPQQIIVFDSFCFLVLMVLLRNLVKTQRFSLDKRSTQR; encoded by the coding sequence ATGATATTTCCCTTATTGCGCATCGTTGTCGGCAGTGTTCTTCTGGTTTCCGGCCTTGAAAAGGCCATCCACCCGTACCAGAATTTTTTGTACGTGGTCCAGGCCTATCAAATGCTTCCTGGATGGGCGGAAACCCTGACGGCCGTCGTTGCGCCCTGGGTTGAGCTGATGATCGGCCTTTTCCTCGTGCTGGGATTGTGGACCATGAAGGCGCTGCGATGGGCGCTGATGTTGTTCGCTGTTTTTATCGTCGTTGTCGGCCAGGCCCTCCTGCGCGGTTTGCCTTTGGACCATTGCGGATGTTTCGGGTCGTGGGTCCAGGTGACGCCGCAGCAGATCATTGTTTTTGACAGTTTTTGTTTTCTGGTCCTCATGGTCCTGCTGCGCAATTTGGTAAAAACCCAGCGTTTTTCTTTGGACAAGCGGTCCACCCAACGATAA
- a CDS encoding thioredoxin domain-containing protein, with translation MSRKKLTVVIVGSALIVVVAVKIFLSLYAGQMDPSRMRAKGDLKARVQIVEFIDFQCPACADGALKLKKIYTLHPKDIRVEMKYFPLMAIHRHTMTASTYAECAGRQGKFWPMHDLIVERQAQWKDLISAEGMFTQFAREAGVEEAALRRCLASPDVEETVMRDRDQGRSLGVQSTPTYFINHKMVVGGKSLMDELNQYFPSQ, from the coding sequence ATGTCCAGAAAGAAATTAACCGTTGTCATTGTTGGTAGCGCGCTGATCGTTGTGGTTGCCGTAAAAATATTTTTGTCGTTGTATGCCGGACAGATGGACCCGTCCAGGATGCGCGCCAAAGGAGACCTCAAGGCCCGTGTCCAGATCGTTGAGTTCATTGATTTTCAATGTCCGGCCTGCGCCGACGGGGCGCTCAAACTCAAGAAAATTTATACCCTTCATCCCAAGGATATCCGTGTTGAGATGAAGTATTTTCCTTTGATGGCCATCCACCGTCATACGATGACCGCCAGCACCTATGCTGAATGCGCGGGCCGTCAGGGCAAATTCTGGCCGATGCATGACTTGATCGTTGAGCGCCAGGCGCAATGGAAGGATCTGATCAGCGCCGAAGGGATGTTCACGCAGTTCGCCCGCGAAGCAGGGGTGGAGGAAGCCGCCCTGCGGCGTTGCCTGGCCTCTCCTGATGTGGAAGAAACGGTGATGCGGGACCGCGACCAGGGCCGTTCCCTGGGCGTGCAGTCGACACCGACGTATTTCATCAATCATAAAATGGTCGTCGGGGGAAAATCCCTGATGGATGAACTCAACCAATATTTCCCAAGCCAATGA